Genomic window (Alteromonas pelagimontana):
GACTTGCAAGTGGTTCTCGTTTGGGTGTAAGCGGTCCTGCGGCTGGACTCGCCGTTATCGTGTTTGATGCTATTTCTACCTTGGGAAGCTGGGAGATATTTCTTAGTGCAGTAGTAATGGCCGGGGTGTTTCAGATTTTACTTGGGTTTTTACGGGCCGGTTTTATCGCCTACTTTTTTCCTACTTCTGTGATAACCGGTATGCTTACAGGCATCGGGTTGCTCATTATTTTAAAGCAGTTGCCCTTCCTGTTTGGCTGGCACTCGGATTTTCTCGGCGAAGAGTCTTTCTCCCAGGCTAACGGGGAAAATACCTTTTCCGCTATCGAACACGCTATTTCGTTAATGTCTCCGAGTGTTATTGCTATCTCGGGAATATCTCTGGCTGTGCTAATCCTCTGGGATAAATATCTGACTAAGCAGCACAAGATCTTCCAGTTAATACAAGGGCCTATTGTAGTAGTGCTTATGGGAATTCTGTTTACAGTAATGCTAGCGCAAGCAGGCTCTCCCTTAACATCGGCACAAATGGTTTCACTACCGGTTATTGACAGTCTTTCTTCATTCGCAGACGAATTATCGTTCCCCGATTTTTCTCAGATTTTCAGTATAGAGGTAATTTCCCTGGCGTTGGTTATGGCGGCCGTTGCCAGCATTGAGACTCTCTTGTGCGTTGAAGCTACCGATAAACTCGATCCGGCAAAAAATACCACGCCGACCAATCGAGAATTAAAAGCGCAAGGTTTGGGCAATGTGGTTTCGGGCTTGGTGGGCGGTTTACCTATCACTCAGGTAATAGTGCGTAGCTCAGCTAATATAACCTTCGGC
Coding sequences:
- a CDS encoding SulP family inorganic anion transporter, giving the protein MKLDLSFKEIKNDLPAGIVVFFVALPLCLGIALASGAPLFAGVIAGIIGGIVVGLASGSRLGVSGPAAGLAVIVFDAISTLGSWEIFLSAVVMAGVFQILLGFLRAGFIAYFFPTSVITGMLTGIGLLIILKQLPFLFGWHSDFLGEESFSQANGENTFSAIEHAISLMSPSVIAISGISLAVLILWDKYLTKQHKIFQLIQGPIVVVLMGILFTVMLAQAGSPLTSAQMVSLPVIDSLSSFADELSFPDFSQIFSIEVISLALVMAAVASIETLLCVEATDKLDPAKNTTPTNRELKAQGLGNVVSGLVGGLPITQVIVRSSANITFGAKTKLSAVLHGMFLLIAILALTTMLNLIPLASLAAILIVVGYKLAKPAMFAFMYRSGWEQFIPFFATIAVMIVTDLLTGVIVGLGFSLFFTLKHSYKNSYHFKDIVTEENEISTHHIVLAEEVSFFNKPSILKKLNSIPKDSKVILDFSNSKSVAYDVIELVKDFIAQAGHRNIQVETIKFDHSAK